acccaaatcgtcatccgggtcatcaaaaatcggctcatcgaaaatgagctcttcttcagcttcatcttccccattctactaccaccgtcttcgtgaataagctgggatagttgtcactatcctcttcttcttcgttgtcttccaatataactcctctttctccgtgcttggtccaacaattatagctgggcatgaaaccattctccagccaggtggacgtgaagggtcttcgaggtagagtaatccttcatattcttacaggaactacatggacaatacatgaaaccattcgaccgcctgtttgcctcagccacgttgagaaaataatgcatgccaagaATGAactcggatggcaccggtcaccgtacatccattgtcgactcatctgcattttatatgtatatcaaaaatcattaagtacacaacatcatggatatatgagtgaccaacttaattaatattcaagttcatcacataaaactaagttatttttataaaaaagaagaggggctcaccgaggtggtaccgtgccggctaggggacgacgctagcgatcgacggcggtgaggacggggatgatactaattaaaacctacaaaacataccataatttcagctcaaattgcatataaaaaaataaaatcactaacttaggcatttcatcgaacaccttgattgcactacaaaaatagtacgagttaaaactaccaaagaactgagctaaattaggaacgccggaaggaaggatgatattgctaacccttggatagatgtatgccgttaatcttgttaaaatggtggagaaaaataaagattattggagtgtgtgagaggtggagaaaaatttagagtgtgaggaagatgagaaaaatgagagccagcagGGGGGCTCGGACGAGTCAAGCGATTTTGATATGGTCGgtactttggtaccggttcgtgttacgaaccggtaccaaaggtccagcccgggccccaccacgcgtctgaattttggccgaagacctttcgtaccggttcctaacacgaaccggtacgaaagcccctcccaaaccggtacgaaagcccctcgcccacctgagccctcaaaccggtacaaatggccccattggtaccggttcgtaagggaaccggtaccaatggcttagatggatgtgaggttttctactagtgtatattgtagtatgtaattagtatcaTTTGGATTCATATTaaaaaacactttctaatgatactaatttcataaAAAAACACGTAAAATGAGGACGTTCTTATTCCTTGAATCGAAGGAAGTATGATGCATCTTTGAGCAACTAGCACAGCCATAGGCATTGAGTAACCAGTAATCGTCTCCATTAAGCATAACCTATTCCGGTACAAATCAAATAATCGCTACTGTCCCTTAGGTTATGTAGTATCAACTAATAACAAAtctacttaacatcctcagtccatCTGTCCATGTACGGTCTAGCACCCCAATTATTTACATTCACTATAGCGTGCATTATGTACAAGCACGCGATCGATGCTATACATAACGACCACTGCTAGCCAGGCCGTAGTAGTATCTGCTAATTGGCACAATACCGAGCAGCATGTACACTACTTGGTCATGGTTGAATTCGCCGGAATTTCACATGAATCGGTCCTTCATTGCCGCCGGCTTGATCAGAAGCCATCGTAGAAGCCACCGAAGGATATTTTTGCCCTTGTGGAAGCGCCTGCGCCCATCATGGATGACACGGCCTGGTTCAGCCTTGATGTCTGCTGCACAACCTGCTGAATTCTCTGCAGATCAGATCAACACATGAGATCAGGACCGTGAACCAGTCAAGTTAAGTGGTGTGGAGCACAGTTTAAGAATTTAATACGAGTTGCAGATAATTAAGAAGAGAAAACAAATGATGAATTAGGTGCATCGAGAGAGATAGATGAGTGGGAGTGAGTCAGCAGACCTTATCATCGCCAAGGAACTGCAGCTGGATATTCTGCTGGTGCTGCTGCTTCTGCTGGTGCTGCAGCTTGCCGCCGACGAGGAACACGCACACGGTGGCCGCCGCAACCCCGAACGAACACAGCGCCCCGATCCCGTTCACCCGCAGCTTCCCCACGCTGAACACCACGCACTCCGGCCGCGCCCTCTTCCCCTTCTTCGTCTCTTCCTCCCCCTCCTCTCCTTCGGCGACCTCGATCTCGTGTGGAGGAGGATCCGCTGCTGTAGCTTCTGGCACCTCCACCGGTTTGCCATCGTCAACTGCCTCCTTAGCGTTGTCGGAGCTCTGCTCTCCGTCGTCGCTGTCAGAGAGCAGCAGTTGAGACACCGGCGGCATCGGTGTGTGCTCTTCTTGGGTCTCGGCTGGCACGACGCCGATGTCTTTGCACTCATCGGCTTCTGATGGAGGAGGCAGGAGCGGCTCCTCTAGTTTTTGATCTGGAACTGGAAACGCAATCGATCATAGGGATGAGAATATATGTGGAATTCAAGTGGATCATAAACTGATGCCACTAAAGAAAACCGTGCAAAACAGATCGATCATTACCGGCAAGAAGAACCTGGCCGACACCGTGTCCAGAGGATGGAGGTGCAGCCCTGCTCTCGGCGTAGAAGCTCCTATGTCCGTCAGGCAGCACCTCCCAGTCCCACACGTCCTGGCCGACGCTGGCATCCATGGAAGAAACACCTCCTTTCTCCATGGCAAACAAAATCGATTGACGCAACCACAAGCAAAAGCTATAGAAGATCTAGGACCTAGCTATATAATACCAGTGTGTGGGGCAACTAAAAATAGTTAGTTGTTACTTGGCAAGCATCAACCCTGATTGCTTGCTGGCTGATCAAGTGATGCCTCCTTTGCTTCCTTTTCTCCCTATTGATTGATTCTGCGGGCGGGGGATCCAGGAGCTACTAGTGGGAGAAAGCTATATATGGGTCTGGGTGGGCACTCACACACATGGGcgcatcgccatcgccatcataCATGGAGCTGGCCGGCTTCTTGCA
This region of Lolium perenne isolate Kyuss_39 chromosome 2, Kyuss_2.0, whole genome shotgun sequence genomic DNA includes:
- the LOC127322054 gene encoding uncharacterized protein isoform X1 — translated: MEKGGVSSMDASVGQDVWDWEVLPDGHRSFYAESRAAPPSSGHGVGQVLLAVPDQKLEEPLLPPPSEADECKDIGVVPAETQEEHTPMPPVSQLLLSDSDDGEQSSDNAKEAVDDGKPVEVPEATAADPPPHEIEVAEGEEGEEETKKGKRARPECVVFSVGKLRVNGIGALCSFGVAAATVCVFLVGGKLQHQQKQQHQQNIQLQFLGDDKRIQQVVQQTSRLNQAVSSMMGAGASTRAKISFGGFYDGF
- the LOC127322054 gene encoding uncharacterized protein isoform X2 codes for the protein MDASVGQDVWDWEVLPDGHRSFYAESRAAPPSSGHGVGQVLLAVPDQKLEEPLLPPPSEADECKDIGVVPAETQEEHTPMPPVSQLLLSDSDDGEQSSDNAKEAVDDGKPVEVPEATAADPPPHEIEVAEGEEGEEETKKGKRARPECVVFSVGKLRVNGIGALCSFGVAAATVCVFLVGGKLQHQQKQQHQQNIQLQFLGDDKRIQQVVQQTSRLNQAVSSMMGAGASTRAKISFGGFYDGF